Proteins found in one Allorhizobium pseudoryzae genomic segment:
- the otsB gene encoding trehalose-phosphatase yields MLPTDASREAEAEASQPDSQALDILKGRPRDYALFLDIDGTLIDLAERPEAIVVPPDLGDHLQALSRRMDGALALVTGRALVFADGLFNPLSFPIAGLHGAERRRADGSIDGLTTDPRFTTLKRSLERVTSDWKGILIEDKGAAVAAHYRQAPEWQASLEAVMRSALEEAGPDYALQRGKMVIEIRPARASKGAAVHAFLSESPFEGRIPITIGDDLTDEAMFKVANERGGLSIRIGEPGDETAAQTTIASAAALRAILKDLAEPGDR; encoded by the coding sequence CACGTGAAGCCGAAGCCGAGGCTTCGCAACCGGACAGCCAGGCGCTTGACATTCTGAAGGGCAGGCCGCGGGACTACGCTCTTTTTCTCGACATCGATGGCACCCTGATCGATCTGGCCGAGAGGCCGGAAGCGATTGTCGTGCCGCCGGACCTTGGCGACCACCTGCAGGCCCTCTCCCGCCGGATGGACGGGGCACTGGCGCTTGTCACCGGCCGGGCGCTTGTGTTTGCAGACGGGTTGTTCAACCCTCTCAGCTTCCCGATCGCCGGCCTGCATGGCGCCGAGCGCCGGCGGGCCGACGGCTCGATCGATGGCCTGACCACCGATCCGCGTTTTACCACCCTGAAGCGGTCGCTGGAGCGGGTCACCTCCGACTGGAAGGGGATCCTGATCGAGGACAAGGGTGCCGCGGTTGCTGCCCATTATCGCCAGGCGCCGGAATGGCAGGCTTCGCTGGAAGCCGTGATGCGTTCGGCTCTTGAGGAGGCCGGACCGGATTACGCGCTCCAGCGCGGCAAGATGGTCATTGAGATCCGGCCGGCGCGTGCCAGCAAGGGGGCGGCCGTACACGCCTTCCTGTCTGAAAGCCCGTTTGAGGGGCGCATCCCCATCACGATCGGCGACGACCTGACGGACGAAGCCATGTTCAAGGTCGCGAACGAACGGGGCGGCCTGTCGATCCGCATTGGTGAGCCGGGCGATGAGACCGCTGCCCAGACCACCATCGCCTCTGCCGCGGCGCTTCGCGCGATCCTGAAGGATCTTGCCGAACCAGGCGACCGCTAA
- the otsA gene encoding alpha,alpha-trehalose-phosphate synthase (UDP-forming) yields the protein MSRLVVISNRVPMPDKNGTAPAGGLAVALQAALEERGGVWMGWSGKSSGTKDPAPLALTERGNITYALTDLTKTDVEEYYHGFANRVLWPICHYRLDLAEYARKEMTGYFRVNRFFAHRVAPLIREDDVLWVHDYHLIPLAAELRQMGFKNKIGFFLHIPWPPADVLFAMPVHEEIMRGLTHYDLVGFQTDHDLENFRGCLVREGFGNAIGDGLFQSHGRTYKGGHYPIGIETAAFAEFAQKAANSVMVRKARQSMEDRDLIIGVDRLDYSKGITQRIDAYESFINRNPAHQGKVTYLQITPKSRSEVPEYEQMQRMVAEQAGRVNGALGAVDWVPIRYINRSIGRPVLAGLYRLAKVGLVTPLRDGMNLVAKEFVAAQDPDDPGVLVLSRFAGAARELRGALLVNPYDIEGAGNAIARGLTMGREERIQRWQGMMDHLLTYDVKRWCDDFLHDLTSDMADYAAENADLNQAHS from the coding sequence TTGAGCCGACTTGTCGTCATTTCTAACCGCGTTCCGATGCCGGACAAAAACGGCACGGCGCCTGCTGGCGGCCTTGCCGTGGCGCTGCAGGCGGCCCTTGAGGAGCGCGGTGGCGTCTGGATGGGCTGGTCAGGCAAATCCAGCGGCACGAAGGACCCTGCTCCGCTTGCGCTGACGGAGCGCGGCAACATCACCTACGCGCTCACGGATCTGACGAAGACGGACGTCGAGGAATATTACCACGGCTTTGCCAATCGCGTTCTCTGGCCGATCTGCCACTACCGTCTTGATCTGGCGGAATATGCCCGCAAGGAGATGACCGGCTATTTTCGCGTCAACCGTTTCTTTGCCCATCGTGTCGCGCCGCTGATCCGGGAGGACGACGTCCTGTGGGTCCACGATTACCATCTCATTCCGCTCGCAGCGGAGCTTCGGCAGATGGGGTTCAAGAACAAGATCGGCTTCTTCCTGCATATTCCTTGGCCGCCGGCGGATGTTCTGTTTGCCATGCCTGTTCATGAGGAAATCATGCGCGGGCTGACCCATTATGATCTGGTGGGTTTCCAGACCGATCACGATCTTGAAAACTTCCGCGGCTGCCTGGTGCGCGAAGGCTTTGGCAATGCAATCGGCGACGGCCTCTTCCAGTCGCACGGCCGCACCTACAAGGGCGGCCATTATCCCATCGGCATCGAAACGGCCGCCTTCGCAGAATTCGCCCAGAAGGCCGCCAACAGCGTGATGGTCCGCAAGGCGCGGCAGAGCATGGAAGACCGCGATCTCATCATCGGGGTGGACCGGCTGGATTATTCGAAGGGGATTACCCAGCGCATCGATGCCTATGAAAGCTTCATCAATCGCAATCCCGCCCATCAGGGCAAGGTGACCTATCTGCAGATCACCCCCAAATCGCGCTCCGAAGTGCCGGAATACGAGCAGATGCAGCGCATGGTGGCCGAACAGGCGGGCCGGGTGAACGGCGCGCTGGGCGCGGTGGACTGGGTGCCGATCCGCTACATCAACCGGTCCATCGGGCGCCCGGTACTGGCCGGACTCTACCGGCTGGCGAAAGTCGGCCTCGTGACGCCCTTGCGCGACGGCATGAACCTCGTTGCCAAGGAATTCGTCGCCGCCCAGGATCCGGACGATCCGGGCGTGCTCGTTCTCTCCCGCTTTGCCGGCGCCGCCCGTGAACTGCGTGGTGCGCTTTTGGTGAACCCCTACGATATCGAAGGAGCCGGCAATGCCATTGCCCGCGGCCTGACCATGGGCCGCGAGGAACGCATCCAGCGCTGGCAGGGCATGATGGACCACCTGCTGACCTACGACGTCAAACGCTGGTGCGACGATTTCCTGCACGACCTCACATCGGACATGGCCGATTACGCGGCGGAAAACGCCGACCTCAACCAGGCGCACAGCTGA
- a CDS encoding choline sulfate utilization transcriptional regulator — protein sequence MANRPLDLGWIRMFCEVGRTGNLTVAAERLGLSQPAVSYQIRRIEEQLHIPLFERQHRGVALTADGRRLFDILSKSVDDVDTLVKGLRQRPHRPALRLRTDYAFSTLWLMPRVHAFRSRHPGADIQIVATHRDVGLTVDEGEVAVVFGTREEFAAMGTLLIPERVAPVCTPRFLERHGPLQRPAEIAAATLLHLDTMGSAPWFDWGSYLKALGTSHDLPPGQGELCFNTYALVIQAALADQGLAIGWLGLLDQLIDSGMLVSTGPELAATDRGYWLLPPEQGSEGTDQLCAWLRSAFSAA from the coding sequence ATGGCAAACCGACCGCTTGATCTCGGTTGGATCCGGATGTTCTGCGAGGTCGGGCGAACCGGAAACCTGACGGTGGCCGCGGAAAGACTGGGTCTCAGCCAGCCGGCGGTGAGTTATCAGATCCGGCGGATCGAGGAACAGTTGCACATCCCGCTGTTCGAGCGGCAGCATCGTGGTGTGGCGCTGACGGCGGATGGCCGCCGGCTGTTCGACATCCTGTCGAAAAGCGTCGATGACGTGGACACGCTGGTGAAGGGCCTCCGGCAGCGGCCCCATCGTCCGGCCCTGCGCCTGCGAACCGATTATGCCTTTTCCACCCTCTGGCTGATGCCCCGTGTGCACGCCTTCCGCAGCCGCCATCCCGGTGCCGATATCCAGATCGTCGCGACGCATCGGGATGTCGGTCTGACGGTCGATGAAGGCGAGGTGGCCGTCGTGTTCGGCACGCGGGAGGAATTTGCCGCCATGGGCACACTGCTCATTCCGGAGAGGGTGGCGCCGGTCTGCACGCCGCGCTTCCTGGAGCGCCACGGGCCGCTTCAGCGCCCGGCGGAGATCGCCGCCGCCACGCTTCTGCATCTCGACACGATGGGCTCGGCCCCCTGGTTCGACTGGGGAAGCTACCTGAAGGCGCTCGGCACCAGCCATGACCTGCCGCCGGGACAGGGCGAGCTGTGCTTCAACACCTATGCGCTGGTCATTCAGGCCGCGCTTGCCGATCAGGGACTGGCGATCGGCTGGCTGGGACTTCTGGACCAGTTGATCGACAGCGGCATGCTGGTCTCTACCGGGCCAGAGCTGGCCGCGACCGACCGCGGCTACTGGCTGTTACCGCCCGAACAGGGCAGCGAAGGAACCGATCAGCTGTGCGCCTGGTTGAGGTCGGCGTTTTCCGCCGCGTAA
- a CDS encoding choline ABC transporter substrate-binding protein has translation MKTTSRIVRLLAGISLSFAAAASAFAADDTSCKTIRLSDPGWTDITATNATASVILSALGYQPDVKTLSVPIGYQSMKNGEIDVFLGNWMPAQKAFIDDLTSAKAIEILTKNLEGAKFTLAVPTYVADKGVKDFADLAKQADGFGKKIYGIEPGAPANANIQKMIDANDFGLKGWDLVESGEQAMLAQVERAGRDKSDIVFLAWAPHPMNTKFKLTYLSGGDAYFGANYGGAEVYTLARTGWPAKCPNAAALFKAMHFEIGMENELMGAILGGEDPKAAATAWLKANPKAVDPWLAGVTTLDGKPALPAVKTALGL, from the coding sequence ATGAAAACCACTTCGCGCATTGTCCGGCTTCTCGCCGGGATCAGCCTTTCCTTTGCCGCAGCCGCCAGTGCCTTTGCCGCAGACGATACATCCTGCAAGACCATCCGGCTCTCCGATCCCGGCTGGACGGATATCACCGCCACCAATGCCACGGCCTCCGTCATCCTCTCCGCGCTCGGTTATCAGCCCGATGTGAAGACGCTGTCGGTTCCGATCGGCTACCAGTCGATGAAGAACGGCGAAATCGACGTTTTCCTCGGCAACTGGATGCCGGCCCAGAAGGCCTTCATCGACGATCTGACCAGCGCCAAGGCCATCGAAATCCTGACGAAGAACCTCGAAGGCGCCAAGTTCACGCTCGCCGTGCCGACCTATGTGGCGGACAAGGGCGTGAAGGACTTTGCCGATCTCGCCAAACAGGCGGACGGGTTCGGCAAGAAGATTTATGGCATCGAACCCGGCGCGCCGGCCAATGCCAATATCCAGAAGATGATCGACGCCAATGATTTTGGCCTCAAGGGCTGGGACCTGGTGGAATCCGGCGAGCAGGCCATGCTGGCGCAGGTGGAGCGCGCCGGACGCGACAAGAGCGACATCGTCTTCCTCGCCTGGGCGCCGCACCCGATGAACACCAAGTTCAAGCTCACCTACCTGTCCGGCGGCGATGCCTATTTCGGCGCGAACTACGGTGGCGCAGAGGTCTATACGCTGGCGCGCACCGGCTGGCCGGCCAAATGCCCCAATGCCGCGGCGCTGTTCAAGGCCATGCATTTCGAGATCGGCATGGAAAACGAGTTGATGGGCGCGATCCTAGGCGGAGAAGACCCGAAGGCCGCAGCCACCGCCTGGCTGAAGGCAAACCCGAAGGCGGTGGACCCCTGGCTCGCGGGCGTTACCACGCTCGACGGCAAGCCCGCCCTGCCGGCGGTCAAGACAGCGCTCGGCCTCTGA
- the betC gene encoding choline-sulfatase: MAQPNILILMVDQLNGTLFPDGPAEFLQAPHLKGLAKRSVRFANTYTASPLCAPARASFMSGQLPSRTRVYDNAAEFASDIPTYAHHLRAAGYSTALSGKMHFVGPDQLHGFEERLTTDIYPADFGWTPDYTKPGERIDWWYHNLGSVTGAGVAEITNQMEYDDEVAHHATAKLYDLSRRKDERPWCLTVSFTHPHDPYVARRRYWDLYEDCPELDPPGPIPAFADLDPHSKRLLEACDVRAFDITPEQVRRARRGYFANISYVDDKIGEILDVLERTRMAGDTIILFVSDHGDMLGEKGLWFKMCFFEGSARVPLMIAAPGWTPALVTQPVSTLDVTPTLASLAGLDLSRIRRWTDGEDLTPLATGTGSRSPVPMEYAAEGSIAPLIGLRDGRYKLTLCEADPPLLFDLENDPHERDNLADRSEHAETLQRLTDVMRARWDLKRFDEAVRESQARRWVVYPALRNGAYFPWDYQPLQKASERYMRNHMDLNVLEENQRFPRGE; encoded by the coding sequence ATGGCTCAGCCCAATATCCTGATCCTGATGGTGGACCAGCTCAACGGTACGCTGTTTCCCGATGGCCCCGCCGAGTTCCTGCAGGCACCCCACCTGAAAGGGTTGGCGAAGCGCTCCGTGCGCTTCGCCAATACTTACACCGCAAGCCCGCTCTGCGCCCCTGCCCGCGCAAGCTTCATGTCCGGCCAGCTGCCGAGCCGCACCCGCGTCTACGACAACGCCGCCGAATTCGCCTCCGACATCCCGACCTATGCGCATCACCTGCGCGCGGCCGGTTATTCCACCGCCCTCTCCGGCAAGATGCATTTCGTCGGGCCGGATCAGTTGCACGGTTTCGAAGAACGGCTGACCACCGATATCTATCCCGCCGATTTCGGCTGGACGCCCGACTATACCAAGCCCGGCGAACGGATCGACTGGTGGTATCACAATCTCGGTTCCGTCACCGGCGCCGGCGTCGCCGAGATCACCAACCAGATGGAATATGACGACGAGGTGGCCCATCACGCCACCGCCAAGCTTTATGATCTGTCACGGCGCAAGGACGAACGCCCTTGGTGCCTCACCGTCAGCTTCACCCATCCGCACGACCCCTACGTGGCGCGCCGCAGATACTGGGACCTCTACGAGGACTGTCCGGAGCTCGACCCGCCCGGCCCGATCCCTGCGTTCGCGGACCTCGACCCGCATTCCAAGCGCCTACTGGAAGCCTGCGATGTTCGTGCCTTCGACATCACGCCGGAGCAGGTGCGGCGCGCACGGCGCGGCTATTTCGCCAATATCTCCTATGTCGATGACAAGATCGGTGAGATCCTCGACGTGCTGGAGCGCACGCGCATGGCGGGCGATACCATCATCCTCTTCGTCTCCGACCATGGCGACATGCTGGGCGAGAAGGGTCTGTGGTTCAAGATGTGCTTCTTCGAGGGCTCGGCCCGCGTGCCGCTGATGATCGCAGCCCCCGGCTGGACGCCCGCGCTCGTGACGCAGCCGGTTTCGACCCTCGATGTGACGCCGACCCTCGCAAGCCTTGCCGGGCTGGATCTCTCCCGCATCCGCCGCTGGACGGATGGCGAGGATCTGACCCCCCTGGCAACAGGCACCGGCAGCCGTTCGCCCGTGCCGATGGAATATGCCGCCGAGGGCTCCATCGCGCCCCTCATCGGTCTGCGCGACGGCCGCTACAAGCTGACGCTCTGCGAGGCCGATCCGCCGCTGCTGTTTGACCTGGAAAACGATCCGCACGAGCGCGACAACCTGGCGGACAGATCCGAACATGCCGAGACGCTGCAGCGTCTGACCGACGTCATGCGGGCGCGCTGGGATCTGAAGCGTTTCGATGAGGCGGTGCGCGAAAGCCAGGCGCGGCGCTGGGTCGTCTATCCGGCGCTTCGCAACGGCGCCTATTTCCCCTGGGATTACCAGCCGCTGCAAAAGGCCTCCGAGCGCTATATGCGCAATCACATGGATCTCAACGTGCTGGAAGAGAACCAGCGGTTTCCGCGCGGGGAGTGA
- a CDS encoding peptide chain release factor 3: protein MAESIAEAVSRRRTFAIIAHPDAGKTTLTEKLLLFGGAIQLAGEVKAKKDRIQTRSDWMKIERERGISVVTSVMTFEYEGNIFNILDTPGHEDFADDTYRTLTAVDAAVMVIDGAKGIEPRTLKLFEVCRMRDIPIITFVNKMDREARDTFEILDEVEEKLALDTAPITWPVGRSKNFCGSYNLVDSTYRGNDTQTEPTKVNGAQSVADHLPENERQAFIDELELAIEACRPFDKQAFLEGHLTPVFFGSALRNFGVRDLINALGDFAPPPRDQVADIRTVHAAEDKMTAFVFKIQANMDPNHRDRIAFARICSGKLERGMKARLARTGKQMGLTAPQFFFASQRQLADTAYAGDVVGIPNHGTLRIGDTLTEGENLVFQGVPNFSPEILRRVRLEDAMKAKKLKEALQQMAEEGVVQLFSPEDGSPAIVGVVGALQLDVLKERLSAEYSLPVSFEMSRFSVCRWISSEDKAEMEKFLTVKRGDIARDLDGDPVFLAQDAFSLRYEAERYPAIKMVAIKEYHVAKAA from the coding sequence ATGGCAGAAAGCATTGCCGAGGCGGTTTCCCGCCGCCGCACCTTCGCGATCATCGCGCACCCGGACGCCGGTAAGACCACGCTCACCGAAAAGCTGCTGCTGTTCGGCGGCGCCATTCAGCTGGCCGGTGAAGTCAAGGCGAAGAAGGATCGCATCCAGACGCGGTCCGACTGGATGAAGATCGAGCGCGAGCGCGGCATTTCTGTCGTCACCTCGGTGATGACCTTCGAATACGAAGGCAATATCTTCAACATCCTCGATACGCCCGGCCACGAAGACTTTGCCGACGATACCTACCGCACGCTGACGGCGGTGGATGCCGCCGTCATGGTCATCGACGGCGCCAAGGGCATCGAGCCGCGCACGCTCAAACTCTTCGAAGTCTGCCGCATGCGTGATATCCCGATCATCACCTTCGTCAACAAGATGGACCGCGAAGCCCGCGATACCTTCGAGATCCTCGACGAGGTGGAGGAGAAGCTGGCGCTCGATACCGCGCCGATCACTTGGCCGGTCGGCCGCTCGAAGAATTTCTGCGGCTCCTACAATCTGGTCGACAGCACCTACCGCGGCAATGACACGCAGACCGAACCGACCAAGGTCAACGGCGCGCAAAGTGTTGCCGATCATCTGCCGGAAAACGAACGCCAGGCGTTCATCGACGAGCTGGAACTGGCGATCGAAGCCTGCCGCCCCTTCGATAAGCAGGCGTTTCTCGAAGGCCATCTGACACCGGTCTTCTTCGGCTCGGCGCTCCGGAATTTTGGCGTGCGTGATCTCATCAACGCGTTGGGTGATTTTGCGCCGCCGCCGCGCGATCAGGTGGCGGATATCCGCACCGTGCATGCCGCCGAAGACAAGATGACGGCCTTCGTCTTCAAGATCCAGGCGAACATGGACCCGAACCATCGCGACCGCATCGCCTTTGCCCGCATCTGCTCCGGCAAGCTGGAGCGCGGCATGAAGGCAAGGCTTGCCCGCACCGGCAAGCAGATGGGGTTGACCGCGCCGCAATTCTTCTTCGCCTCGCAGCGCCAGCTGGCGGATACTGCCTATGCCGGTGATGTGGTGGGCATTCCGAACCACGGCACGCTGCGCATCGGCGATACGCTGACCGAGGGCGAAAACCTGGTCTTCCAGGGCGTGCCGAACTTCTCGCCGGAAATCCTGCGCCGCGTGCGGCTGGAGGATGCCATGAAGGCGAAGAAGCTGAAGGAAGCCCTGCAGCAGATGGCGGAAGAAGGCGTCGTGCAGCTGTTTTCGCCGGAAGACGGTTCCCCCGCCATCGTCGGCGTCGTCGGCGCCCTCCAGCTCGACGTTCTGAAGGAGCGGCTCTCGGCGGAATACAGCCTGCCGGTCTCCTTCGAAATGTCGCGCTTCTCCGTCTGCCGCTGGATCTCGTCGGAGGACAAGGCGGAGATGGAGAAGTTCCTGACGGTCAAGCGCGGCGACATCGCCCGCGACCTCGATGGCGATCCGGTGTTTCTGGCGCAGGACGCGTTCTCGCTGCGCTACGAGGCGGAACGCTATCCGGCGATCAAGATGGTCGCGATCAAGGAATATCACGTCGCCAAGGCGGCGTGA
- the dut gene encoding dUTP diphosphatase: MRDVIGPALKLIRLPHGEGLDLPSYETGGAAGMDIRAAVDAPMTLSPGQRALVPTGFIFEIPQGFEVQVRPRSGLAFKNGVTCLNTPGTIDSDYRGEVKVLLVNLGDQDFVIERGMRVAQLVVSPVVQARVEEAGGFSETVRGAGGFGSTGV, translated from the coding sequence ATGCGCGACGTCATCGGCCCCGCCCTCAAACTCATCCGCCTGCCGCATGGCGAAGGGCTCGACCTGCCCTCCTACGAGACGGGCGGCGCCGCCGGCATGGATATCCGCGCCGCCGTGGACGCCCCGATGACGCTGTCGCCGGGGCAAAGGGCGCTGGTGCCGACAGGCTTCATCTTCGAGATCCCGCAAGGCTTCGAGGTGCAGGTCCGCCCGCGCTCTGGCCTCGCCTTCAAGAACGGCGTGACCTGCCTCAACACGCCCGGCACCATCGACAGCGACTACCGGGGCGAGGTGAAGGTGCTGCTCGTCAATCTCGGCGACCAGGACTTCGTCATCGAGCGCGGCATGCGCGTGGCGCAGTTGGTCGTTTCCCCCGTGGTGCAGGCACGCGTTGAGGAAGCCGGCGGCTTCAGCGAGACCGTGCGTGGCGCGGGCGGGTTTGGCTCCACCGGCGTCTGA
- a CDS encoding LysE family translocator — translation MTLTSLITYAGALFIAAAIPGPGMTAIVARALGSGFRPTFFMGLGLILGDLVYLTAVILGLAILAQNFTTPFLIIKYLGAAYLCYIAWKLWTAGLLRQDIEATRGGATGGMAFLSGLLVTLGNPKTMLFYVALVPTLIPLREVGLSDYAVLVATTFVVLIAVLLPYILLASKARELLKKPRTLQALNRSAAGILAGTAAYIAAR, via the coding sequence ATGACCCTGACATCGCTGATCACCTATGCCGGCGCGCTCTTCATTGCGGCCGCCATTCCCGGACCCGGAATGACGGCGATTGTCGCCCGCGCGCTCGGTTCCGGCTTCCGGCCGACCTTCTTCATGGGGCTCGGCCTGATCCTGGGCGATCTGGTCTACCTCACTGCGGTGATCCTGGGTCTCGCCATTCTGGCCCAGAACTTCACGACCCCCTTCCTGATCATCAAATATCTGGGTGCCGCCTATCTCTGCTATATCGCCTGGAAGCTCTGGACGGCCGGCCTTCTGCGACAGGATATCGAGGCCACGCGCGGTGGCGCGACCGGCGGCATGGCGTTTCTTTCCGGCCTCTTGGTGACGCTCGGCAACCCGAAGACGATGCTCTTCTACGTGGCGCTGGTGCCGACCCTCATTCCGCTCAGGGAGGTTGGTCTCTCCGATTATGCCGTGCTGGTGGCAACCACCTTCGTGGTGCTGATTGCGGTTCTCCTGCCCTATATCCTGCTGGCCTCGAAAGCGCGGGAACTGTTGAAAAAGCCGCGCACGCTGCAGGCGCTCAACCGATCCGCCGCCGGCATTCTGGCCGGCACCGCCGCCTATATCGCCGCGCGCTGA
- the cysK gene encoding cysteine synthase A, whose translation MSDTSRPGRGKIYSSILETIGNTPLVRLDKLAKEKGVKAHLLAKLEFFNPIASVKDRIGVAMIESLEAQGKIAPGRTTLIEPTSGNTGIALAFAAAAKGYRLILTMPETMSIERRKMLALFGAELVLTEGPKGMKGAIAKAEELAASLPDAVIPQQFENPANPEIHRQTTAEEIWTDTDGQVDLFVAGIGTGGTITGVGQVLKARKPDLKVFAVEPTESPVLSGGEPGPHKIQGIGAGFAPKILDTAIYDEVVTVASTEAIEMARHVARLEGLPVGISSGAALTAAIRIGSRPENEGKNLVVIIPSFAERYLSTALFEGLG comes from the coding sequence ATGTCCGACACGAGCAGGCCCGGCCGCGGCAAGATCTATTCCTCAATCCTCGAGACGATCGGCAATACGCCGCTCGTGCGGCTCGACAAGCTGGCCAAGGAGAAGGGCGTGAAGGCCCATCTGCTGGCCAAGCTCGAATTCTTCAACCCGATCGCCTCCGTCAAGGACCGCATCGGGGTCGCCATGATCGAAAGCCTGGAAGCGCAAGGCAAGATCGCGCCCGGCCGCACGACGCTGATCGAACCGACCTCCGGCAATACCGGCATTGCGCTTGCCTTTGCCGCCGCCGCCAAGGGCTACCGGCTGATCCTTACCATGCCGGAGACAATGTCTATCGAGCGGCGCAAGATGCTGGCACTCTTCGGGGCCGAACTGGTGCTGACCGAAGGCCCGAAGGGCATGAAGGGCGCGATCGCCAAGGCCGAGGAACTCGCCGCCAGCCTGCCCGACGCGGTCATTCCGCAGCAGTTCGAAAACCCGGCCAATCCGGAAATCCACCGCCAGACGACGGCGGAGGAAATCTGGACCGATACCGACGGCCAGGTTGATCTCTTCGTCGCCGGCATCGGCACCGGCGGCACGATCACCGGCGTTGGCCAGGTGCTGAAGGCACGCAAGCCCGACCTCAAGGTGTTCGCCGTGGAACCCACCGAGTCTCCCGTCCTCTCCGGCGGCGAGCCCGGCCCGCACAAGATCCAGGGCATCGGCGCCGGTTTCGCCCCAAAAATCCTCGACACCGCTATCTATGACGAGGTGGTGACCGTCGCGAGCACCGAGGCGATTGAGATGGCCCGCCACGTCGCACGCCTCGAAGGCCTGCCCGTCGGCATCTCCTCCGGCGCGGCACTCACCGCCGCCATCCGCATCGGTTCACGTCCGGAAAACGAGGGCAAAAACCTCGTCGTCATCATACCCTCCTTTGCCGAACGCTACCTGTCGACGGCGCTGTTTGAGGGGTTGGGGTGA
- a CDS encoding YifB family Mg chelatase-like AAA ATPase, with product MVARVSTVAFQGIEGVPVDVQVMVGPGKLGMQIVGLPDKAVAESRERVQAALHASGLALPPKRVTVNLAPADLPKEGSHFDLPIALGLMAALGAIPGDALSNYVVIGELNLDGTLAAVAGALPAAIGANALEKGLICPADSGAEAAWAGAGIDILAPRSLIALANHFRGTQVLSRPQPAIRAPAANLPDLADIKGQESAKRALEVAAAGGHNLLMVGPPGSGKSMLAARLPSILPPLSAAELLEVSMIHSIAGQLSGGKLSDRRPFRTPHHSATMAALVGGGLRAKPGEASLAHHGVLFLDEFPEFTPQVLDALRQPLETGECVIARANHRVSYPATIQLVAAMNPCRCGMAGEPGHTCARGPRCMSEYQGRISGPLMDRIDIRIDVPAVSAADLIRPRPAETSATVAARVAQARERQMRRFADAGLPEISTNARCSTALIEDFAAPDAAGMQLLRDAAEKLKFSARGYHRILKVARTLADLDGEDKVGRIHLAEAISYRIAGERLTAAA from the coding sequence ATGGTTGCACGGGTCAGCACAGTCGCATTTCAGGGCATCGAAGGTGTTCCGGTCGATGTTCAGGTCATGGTCGGGCCAGGCAAGCTCGGCATGCAGATCGTCGGCCTGCCGGACAAGGCGGTGGCGGAAAGCCGCGAACGGGTGCAGGCGGCCCTGCATGCCTCCGGCCTGGCGCTGCCGCCGAAACGGGTGACTGTCAACTTGGCACCCGCGGACCTACCCAAGGAAGGCTCGCATTTCGATCTGCCGATCGCGCTCGGCCTGATGGCGGCGCTTGGCGCCATTCCGGGTGATGCTCTGTCGAATTACGTGGTGATCGGCGAGCTAAATCTCGACGGGACCTTGGCAGCCGTGGCCGGCGCGCTGCCCGCTGCGATCGGTGCGAATGCGCTGGAGAAGGGCCTGATCTGCCCGGCTGACAGTGGGGCGGAAGCTGCCTGGGCGGGTGCCGGCATCGATATCCTTGCGCCGCGCAGCCTGATCGCGCTTGCCAATCATTTCCGTGGCACGCAGGTTCTCTCCCGCCCGCAGCCGGCGATCCGGGCCCCCGCCGCCAACCTGCCGGATCTTGCCGATATCAAGGGCCAGGAAAGCGCCAAGCGGGCGCTGGAAGTGGCGGCCGCTGGCGGCCACAATCTCCTGATGGTGGGGCCGCCCGGATCGGGAAAATCCATGCTGGCCGCACGCCTTCCCTCCATCCTGCCGCCGCTGTCGGCCGCCGAACTGCTGGAAGTGTCGATGATCCATTCGATCGCCGGACAGCTCTCCGGCGGCAAGCTCTCCGACCGAAGGCCGTTCCGCACGCCGCATCATTCGGCCACCATGGCCGCCCTCGTCGGCGGTGGATTGCGGGCGAAGCCGGGTGAGGCCTCGCTTGCCCATCACGGCGTGCTGTTCCTTGACGAGTTTCCCGAATTTACGCCACAGGTGCTGGATGCATTGCGCCAGCCGCTGGAAACCGGAGAATGCGTGATTGCGCGGGCCAATCACCGCGTCTCCTATCCGGCGACCATTCAGCTGGTGGCGGCCATGAACCCCTGCCGCTGCGGCATGGCGGGCGAGCCGGGCCACACCTGCGCCCGCGGCCCGCGCTGCATGAGCGAATATCAGGGCCGGATTTCCGGGCCGCTGATGGACCGCATCGATATTCGCATCGACGTGCCGGCGGTCTCTGCCGCCGATCTCATCCGCCCGCGTCCGGCCGAAACCAGCGCCACGGTGGCGGCACGTGTAGCGCAGGCGCGCGAGCGGCAGATGCGACGGTTTGCAGACGCCGGCCTGCCGGAGATTTCCACCAATGCCCGCTGCTCGACGGCCCTCATCGAGGATTTCGCCGCCCCCGATGCCGCCGGCATGCAGCTGCTGCGCGACGCGGCGGAGAAACTGAAATTCTCCGCCCGCGGCTATCACCGTATCCTGAAAGTCGCCCGCACGCTCGCCGATCTCGACGGCGAGGACAAGGTCGGGCGCATTCACCTCGCGGAAGCGATTTCCTACCGGATCGCCGGAGAACGCTTGACGGCGGCGGCGTGA